In Candidatus Promineifilum breve, one genomic interval encodes:
- a CDS encoding PP2C family protein-serine/threonine phosphatase encodes MPITDFSGAAAADDFLAVEESNTLDAHMVGVLQRIADVKTYPADTTLVHQGERERTFYVVDSGSVVVLRRTEDGEDRQLGLLGPRQSFGEMALVDDSPRLATVRTLTETTVLEVTADRFKALLHTDPDLAFHITRRILSNLRKLDQLALHDLRTKNELLQQAYQDLQAAQLVLIEKKRLEREMELAAEMQRSLLPAVLPSYPDYHFTSYLAPARHVGGDLFDVRALDEEHVALLIADVADKGVHAALLMAVTRTLFFQEALRSLSPRDVVYAVHQGLLSIGGATEGYGMDAFVTAFYAVLHRPSGRLRYVRAAQDRPLLLRRGEPVVALPGDGRFLGMLPDLTLQEHETTLRPGDFLLLYSDGVPDARNTHDEAYGLEQLKSALRAALERDENRVMDWLVGDINRWRAGAPAFDDVTMLLVRALDG; translated from the coding sequence GTGCCAATAACGGACTTTTCCGGCGCGGCGGCGGCCGACGACTTCCTGGCCGTTGAGGAGAGTAACACGCTCGATGCCCATATGGTCGGCGTTCTCCAGCGTATTGCCGACGTTAAAACCTATCCGGCCGATACCACGCTGGTGCATCAGGGGGAGCGCGAGCGCACCTTCTACGTGGTGGATAGCGGCAGCGTGGTCGTTCTGCGCCGTACTGAGGATGGCGAAGACCGCCAACTGGGCTTGCTGGGGCCGCGCCAATCGTTTGGCGAGATGGCCCTGGTGGACGATAGCCCCCGCCTGGCGACGGTGCGGACGCTGACCGAGACGACCGTGCTGGAGGTGACCGCCGATCGCTTCAAGGCGCTGCTCCACACCGATCCCGACCTGGCCTTCCACATTACTCGGCGCATCCTGTCCAATCTGCGCAAGCTGGATCAATTGGCCCTCCACGACCTGCGCACCAAGAATGAGTTGCTCCAGCAAGCCTATCAGGATTTGCAGGCCGCCCAGTTGGTGCTCATCGAGAAAAAGCGGCTGGAGCGCGAGATGGAACTGGCGGCCGAGATGCAGCGCAGCCTGTTGCCGGCCGTCCTGCCCAGCTATCCCGATTATCACTTCACGTCATACCTGGCCCCGGCCCGGCACGTAGGCGGCGACCTGTTCGACGTGCGCGCGCTGGACGAGGAGCACGTGGCCTTGCTCATCGCCGACGTGGCCGATAAGGGCGTCCATGCCGCGCTGCTGATGGCCGTGACGCGCACGCTGTTTTTTCAGGAAGCCCTGCGCTCCCTTTCGCCGCGCGACGTCGTCTACGCCGTGCACCAGGGGCTACTCTCCATTGGCGGCGCAACCGAGGGGTATGGCATGGATGCCTTTGTCACGGCCTTTTATGCCGTCCTCCACCGGCCGAGCGGGCGACTGCGCTACGTGCGCGCCGCCCAGGATCGGCCCTTGCTGCTGCGCCGGGGCGAACCGGTGGTGGCGTTGCCGGGGGATGGGCGCTTCCTGGGGATGCTGCCCGATCTGACGCTGCAAGAACACGAGACGACCCTGAGGCCGGGCGATTTTTTGTTGCTCTATAGTGATGGCGTGCCCGACGCGCGCAACACGCATGATGAAGCGTATGGCCTGGAACAGCTAAAATCGGCCCTGCGCGCCGCGCTAGAGAGGGATGAGAATCGCGTGATGGATTGGCTCGTCGGCGATATTAATCGGTGGCGGGCCGGAGCACCGGCGTTTGATGATGTAACCATGTTGTTGGTTCGTGCGCTGGACGGGTAA
- a CDS encoding SH3 domain-containing protein, producing MAKKVNESGRREQSDARPVPWLWLGLGSLVTVIGLGLLAWLLGNYLVQPPAEVAAGVPTIIRLTAPVVPTATQSVNPATPTVAPTATTAATPDLSVAPPEITVGYYAEVVETGGVGVTVRNGPNTSNLPVTVAGEGSAVLVLEGPTPGGEYQWWRIRLPDGTEGWAAGDFLVPAAQP from the coding sequence ATGGCAAAAAAGGTAAATGAATCCGGCCGGCGGGAGCAATCCGACGCGCGTCCGGTCCCCTGGCTGTGGTTGGGGCTTGGTAGCCTGGTAACCGTGATCGGGTTGGGGTTGCTGGCCTGGCTCCTGGGCAATTATCTCGTCCAGCCTCCGGCCGAAGTGGCCGCGGGTGTGCCGACGATCATCCGTCTGACCGCGCCCGTCGTGCCGACGGCCACCCAATCGGTCAATCCGGCCACGCCGACCGTGGCCCCCACGGCGACGACGGCGGCCACGCCCGACCTGTCCGTCGCGCCGCCCGAAATCACCGTCGGCTACTATGCCGAGGTTGTCGAAACAGGTGGGGTGGGGGTGACGGTTCGCAATGGCCCCAATACCAGCAATTTGCCGGTCACCGTGGCCGGCGAGGGGTCGGCGGTGCTGGTGCTGGAAGGCCCCACGCCGGGCGGCGAATACCAATGGTGGCGCATTCGCCTGCCGGACGGCACCGAGGGCTGGGCGGCGGGTGATTTTCTGGTGCCGGCTGCTCAACCGTAA
- the ligA gene encoding NAD-dependent DNA ligase LigA translates to MTPEERLNELRIVINYHLYRYHVLDTPVISDAEYDALYLQLQEIESQHPALITPDSPTQRAGAPPSAAFTKVVHPTPILSLMNAFNPDDLRAWRARIGRLLLPDTHLTYVVEPKLDGLTVVLTYRDGRFVQGATRGDGAVGEDVTPNLRTLRSIPKFVPVAPDSALKPPAYLVVRGEVFLPLDKFEALNAERAAAGEAIYMNPRNTAAGSLRQLDPAKTAERPLRLYCYDIVAAEGIVLPATQWERLAYLKELGFPVSPDNRLCAGLEEVVAVYEAWIARRNQINYEVDGVVVKVNDRRIADELGFAGKDPRGAIAMKFAAQEKTTRLIDVQVNVGRTGVLAPNAVLEPVEIGGTMVRNATLHNYDEIARKDIRIGDRVLVKRAGDVIPYVVGPIVDARDGSERPIERPAVCPVCGQPIVQLPDEVALYCENAACPEQLIRRVEYFVSRGAMDITSFGSQTAALLFEQGLIHDVADIYTVQRDDLLGLEGYKEKKVDNLLAGIVASKQQPPERLLTALGVRFVGGVVASLLIDALGGIDAIAAADEAELQAISGIGPQTALSVVAWFANERNRELVEKLRAAGLRLTAERKAATTDSQTLIGQIFVITGTLPTMSREAATALIETHGGKVTGSVSAKTNYLLAGEAAGSKLAKAQQLGVPVIDEAALTALIAGGPPSA, encoded by the coding sequence ATGACACCGGAAGAACGGCTCAATGAACTTCGCATAGTAATTAATTATCACCTTTACCGTTACCACGTCCTCGATACGCCGGTGATCAGCGACGCGGAATACGATGCCCTTTACCTCCAACTTCAGGAAATCGAGAGCCAACACCCCGCACTCATCACCCCCGATTCGCCCACCCAGCGGGCGGGCGCGCCGCCGTCGGCCGCCTTTACCAAGGTCGTTCATCCCACGCCGATATTGAGCCTGATGAACGCCTTCAACCCCGATGATCTGCGGGCCTGGCGGGCGCGCATCGGTCGCTTGTTGCTGCCCGACACCCATCTGACCTACGTGGTCGAGCCGAAGCTGGACGGGCTGACCGTGGTGCTGACCTATCGCGACGGGCGCTTCGTCCAGGGGGCGACGCGGGGCGATGGGGCGGTGGGCGAGGACGTGACGCCGAACCTGCGCACGCTGCGCTCCATCCCCAAGTTTGTGCCCGTCGCCCCGGATAGCGCGCTGAAGCCGCCGGCCTATCTGGTGGTGCGCGGCGAGGTGTTCCTGCCGCTGGACAAGTTCGAGGCGCTCAACGCCGAGCGGGCCGCGGCCGGCGAGGCGATCTATATGAACCCGCGCAACACGGCCGCCGGTTCCCTGCGCCAGCTTGACCCGGCCAAAACGGCCGAGCGGCCATTGCGGCTCTACTGTTACGACATCGTCGCCGCCGAAGGGATCGTTCTGCCCGCCACCCAGTGGGAACGGCTGGCTTATCTGAAGGAACTGGGCTTTCCCGTCTCGCCCGACAACCGGCTGTGTGCCGGGCTGGAAGAGGTGGTGGCCGTCTATGAGGCGTGGATCGCCCGGCGCAACCAGATCAATTACGAGGTCGATGGTGTGGTGGTGAAGGTCAACGACCGCCGCATCGCCGATGAGTTGGGCTTCGCCGGCAAAGACCCGCGCGGGGCCATTGCCATGAAATTCGCCGCCCAGGAGAAGACGACGCGGTTGATCGACGTGCAGGTCAACGTCGGCCGCACCGGCGTGTTGGCCCCCAATGCCGTCCTGGAGCCGGTCGAGATCGGCGGCACGATGGTGCGCAACGCCACGCTCCACAACTACGACGAGATCGCGCGCAAGGATATTCGCATCGGCGACCGGGTGCTGGTCAAGCGCGCCGGCGACGTCATCCCCTACGTGGTGGGGCCAATTGTCGATGCCCGCGACGGCAGCGAGCGGCCCATTGAGCGGCCGGCCGTTTGCCCGGTTTGCGGCCAGCCGATTGTCCAGTTGCCGGACGAAGTGGCCCTCTATTGCGAGAACGCCGCCTGCCCGGAGCAACTCATTCGCCGCGTGGAATACTTCGTCAGTCGCGGCGCGATGGACATCACCAGCTTCGGCAGCCAGACGGCGGCGCTGCTCTTTGAACAGGGCCTGATCCACGACGTGGCCGACATCTACACGGTGCAGCGTGACGATTTGCTGGGTCTGGAGGGGTACAAAGAGAAGAAGGTCGATAATCTCCTGGCCGGGATTGTCGCCAGCAAGCAACAGCCGCCCGAGCGCCTGCTGACCGCGCTGGGCGTCCGCTTCGTGGGCGGCGTGGTGGCCTCGCTGCTGATCGATGCCCTGGGCGGCATCGACGCCATCGCCGCCGCCGATGAGGCCGAGCTACAGGCCATTAGCGGCATCGGCCCGCAAACGGCCCTTTCGGTGGTGGCCTGGTTCGCCAATGAGCGCAACCGGGAGCTGGTCGAAAAATTGCGCGCCGCCGGCTTGCGTCTGACCGCCGAGCGTAAAGCCGCCACGACCGACTCGCAGACGTTGATCGGCCAGATTTTCGTGATCACCGGCACGCTGCCCACCATGTCCCGCGAGGCGGCGACGGCGCTAATCGAAACCCACGGCGGCAAGGTGACCGGCTCGGTGAGCGCCAAAACGAACTATCTGCTGGCGGGCGAGGCGGCGGGCAGCAAACTGGCCAAAGCGCAACAACTGGGCGTGCCGGTCATCGACGAGGCGGCCCTCACCGCTTTAATCGCCGGCGGCCCGCCCTCGGCCTGA